Part of the Henckelia pumila isolate YLH828 chromosome 2, ASM3356847v2, whole genome shotgun sequence genome is shown below.
AaaattcaccacaatcgaacaCTAACAGAACTAAAACATCAAACACTGAAATCATTAAACCATGAATATACACACGTAAAGTTAAAATGGCTGATTGATCATTATTTTGATCTTCATAGGGAAAGTTATTACATTGATACCCATTCTGGAAAGTTATTACATTGATACCCATTCTTAATcttaaaattcaattaaatggTTGTAATCATAACGTTACATCGGATGAGTTTCACGTAATGTAACACATGTATTTTTACGAGGGACATTCCTAATCTTAAAATAGGATTGTTGAAATTGTTACGTACATCAGATGAATTTCAGCTAAAGAATCCACCCAGAAAATCCTATGAAAAGGTGAGTTCTCAGAAAACAACAAAAGTATAGCCTCATTCTTTCACAAGGCAAATATTAATATacgaacaataaaaaaaaatctctgAAATCCCAACCCGAATCCCATCTCATTTCCGATCCGAAAATGTCCCGAACCGAAATTTCGAGATTGGTCCCATCCCGATAAATATCAGGAAATGGGTCGGGGAAAATAACTGTTCCCGACGAGAATCCCGTCCCGACccgattatatttttatattatttttttatattaataatattattttaagtagCCAAATGCCCAAATTAGGTTTCCTGTTTCCATGTCTAATACTAGTTTTTCAGATATTCGTCTGCTTATGAAACAAAATCAATGATAATTCCACCATAATCAAATTCAAGAGAATCACCCTGTAGTTTGTACGTTCTTCCATTTTCTTTGATAGCTCACTTGAGTTCACGGAAATATCTTCCGTCGTCTACGAGGAGTCTCCCGTTTCACGAACATCTTTTCAAACTCATTCAAAGGCCTCGTCGAGCCATCTGCCTCACTAACAAACTTCCACCCACCCCCATTGCCCCGCTTGTCTTTTGAACCAAGCTTTTCCACCGTTAAGTTCCATCCTTCGGTAGGACGCCTCCTGCTATACTTGTGGCATTTCACCTTATTTGCCATCTAAAATTTGAATATAACAATGGTTTGACATAAACAGCAATTATCAGTACCCGTGAAAGTAATAGTTTACAATATTAACCGAGTGCTTGTATATTTACCTTCATTTTGTTGAAGTTCATACGTTGCACAAACTCTTGGTACAACATTTCGTCCTCTTTCATTGAGATCTCATAGTGCACCTCATCAGGGTCTCGAGTCGTCCCATCCCAGCCCTCaggcatgactttaaaatctgGCTTATATGCGAGAGACGCGACATGGAATTCTCTATCATGGGAATTGAAAAGTCTGCAGAGTAAAAGTTAATGAGGAAATGCAGAGACATAGAAGTTTTCATATGAAACATAATTACATCACTGACATCATTTGAACTCTGAAAGACAATATCATAATGAAGCAAACCAAAAAAACTACAGTACATACACATAAATATAATGAATGGTTTACAGATCTTTCGGTGGATCATGAGTGATCAACAGCCATATACAGTTTTCGGAGCTCATATGTTGAACACAAAATGTCCTGACACTCGTTTCGCACAATTTGTACTTCATACATGTAGAGCAGAATCACAAGGCGTCTACATAACAATTTTGAGTTTTCTCAGCATTCATAGCAGCACAAAATTTATCGACCAAATGTTCAAAGTGAATAGCAGTAAAGCTAAATTGAATGTTCCaagaaattcaatccaataaaataatCCAACTGAAAAACTGCTTTCAAAACCAAAATAAACTTACTCCAGCATTGGACTATCGACTACACGTCATGACAAAACCAAAATAAACTTGGCACTTACAAAAGCCAAGACATATTTGTTACCACAATTAATATCAGAAAAAATATTGTACACCAACGGATTACTCGTTTAGTGATTGCTTTGCCTGGTTGCCACATCAGTTCCTCGATAATACTTACTCCAGCAAAACACCAAACCACCCAAATTCCATCTCACTGCCATGTTATATAACTTAAACTTAAGTTATGCAGGAACAGAATCGAAAGGATTAAAAAACAGAAAATTCAGCTCACCACCCGAGTCTTTTCTGACGGGATACATAAACACCACCCGAAAAAAGAACCAAAACCTTGGAATACAGGGCTAAAGAACTCACCACTCTTGGAGTCTATCAAAGAGATACAGAGTTGGGCTGGAAAGTTTTGATATGTTATTAGTTATTACTCAAGAAAATATTCAATGTCTCCTCTTTCTTCCTCctaatacataaatatatatagctAAAACATTAATGCAATACATTAACCTTCCAAACTACCTAAaacaataattaatataattattttttgttggAAACAAAACAGAATAGCATTCCTTCTAATCCATTTCCAAGACTCTGCTCCTTGGACTTGGCATACGAAGGAGAGAAATTTGATGGCTTTGATTTCTCTTGGTAAGTGCTGCGACTGTCATTAAGTCAAATTTGTTTCAAGAATCAACATACTCAAAGAATATTCCATGGCAAGAATGTGCATTATGTCTTTAGTGATAATAATGccttatttttactttttgttTTTCAATAGTACATACTCCGAGAGAAAGCAACTAACACAGAATCCATCTACCTAGTTTTCCACAAACATGGAGATTCATGGGTCATGCACCAGCCAAAGTGCAAAATAAAAAAGAGCTACATAAATGCATAAGATCAACTTACTTGGGGAAACCGTCTATGAAGCGCTCGATagtgtcatccaatggatgTCCCAGTTTCTTCTCTTCCTCTTCTTCATCCTCCTTCAGCCATAAAATCGCGTGTACCCTCTGCCTCATGACCCTATATTCTTTTGCTAAGGCCTCCACAGTGTACACCTCTGGGTTCTCCTTGTGCTTTTTATACATCTCAGTTTTTTCTGAATCTTTCAGATATGATCCCCTGGCGCCTGGCTCTCGTACCTAAAGTTACAAGTTTTTAGAAATAATACCGGTAAATTTTCTTTGCAATGATGAATTTCCCTTTCTCACTGTAAATTACCCTGAGAAGTGAGAAGACTGAAAACAGTCTAAGATATCCACACACAGATAAATTGAGTATCCAGTTTTCTGAGTGAGTCATGATTACAACTCGATAGAAGTACATAGTTCATATTTGGTTCATGAACTACGCTTTCTGGAATCTGATATCTCCTAAAACAGTCAAGTGTAGcacaaaaaaaccaaaaataagaaAGACTAAACAAATAAAGCACAATTGCTTCCTCGTTCGTAAACAATATTAAATCTCTGAAGATTCAACCTCAATGATCAAAGAACCAAAACAAAGGATTACAAATCCGGCAAGAAACACAACAATCTCCCAAACACAATTTTTTCTACTCTTTAATAAATGATGAAAACTGAAATCAAATCACTAGAAAATTGCACAAAAAGTTTGGAACATTTTATCAGCAGCAAAATTACCAATGAAAGTTTTTATCTTCATTTTGCTTTTTACAAGTGAAATGCCAGAAACTTAGTTACAAAGCATTAGCAAGGCTGTTCACCAAGAGCTCTTATTGTAGTTATAATCAATGCTGTGTTTTCTTTCATGCATTGTCTAATTTGTACTTCTGCAGGaatgaaatttataattatgtAAGTCATCTACCACAGTGAATTCACTATGTTGTCGTATACTCCATCAATACAAAAAGTAATCCAGAAACTGGGGATTTGGTCACCAAAAATACCGTGCTCTATTCTTTCTGCTGTCCCAAAATTTCCGGTTTATTCAACCCATGTTGCCTGATTCATTCTGAGCATTGAGTATCActtcttcatgaatttcatttaTTCTTTTCAAAGCATTCAACTAGATTGAAAGAAAGAAACTGATATGTACTATCTCCATGATGAACCAAAGTTTTGGTGATGCAATAAAGCTGTCGAAATCTTGATTTTGTCCTCATAGATCCAAATGTCATACACAACAATTACTTAAAGAAAGTCCGAGACCACACAGATTCCATCAAAATGCAAATATTTCAGACCTTCGTCCAACTATCAAATTAAGGGGAAAAAACGTCAATTTTATGTCCCAAAAGGCAAACTAACCTGCGTCATCAAAACAGTCATTTCCTAGCACAACAACTACCTCAAGAAACTCTCGAAACCACACCTATCGCATCAAAATGCGAATTTGGGGCCATTCTCCCACACCATAAAACCAAGTGAAAATCAAGAAAGAAACAATAATTTCATGTCCCAAACAGCAATCTAACCTGCTTCATCAATACAGCCATTTCCTTCATCTTCTCATCCCAGCTGTCCACAAACGCCTTCCCTCTTCGATTCTCATTGTTCAATTCCCTCACCTTTTCCCTTACATCATCCTCCCACCCAGCAGACTTCTTCTCGAACCGGCCCTGCCTCGGCTCAACAGCCACCGGCCGACTGATCTGATGCCCCACTGCTTCCCCATCGAAGTGCTCCTTCGTCAGCCCAGTTGACCAAGTCGAAGCGCCTGCATCCCATCCTAACGGGTCGGGCTCTGACGACCCGGTTCCGCCGAAATGGGCCGCCCAATCGGACCCGCCACCATTCTGCGTCGAAAAGAGTTTATGGAAAGCGGGTGAAAGCTTAGCGCTTGTTTGCGAGATTGAGAGCTGCGGAAGTAATCGATGAAGAGTTCTCATGGGGTTTCTGCTACTGCTTTGTCCGCCGAGCATTAAATTTGTAAGACCAATTTCATGgctaaaaaaatgatataaagTTACTTTGATTTTAATGTATAAATTGAATTTTCGAAGTTAACAAATTAATAAAATCTCAAATCTGTTATGTAAGgggtgtttgcaatcactaaaaaaaagtgattgttagcttttgacttaaaaaaatcatttctgtgtgttttttaaacctagattatgtgttagcttattcttaacttaattgaaatccaataGCTAGTCAtgtgtggtgattatgattctccaaaagtgattttaATAAGAAGTCACAtatgttttcaaacactaccaacttttgattttttttaacttttttataagctataaattaatcacttatACAAAAATATAATCTACTGACAAAAttcttataatatttttatatatatccaTGTGGAATAATCCgttgaaatttaaatttttatgaaagattttttaattttgtttaggCATTTTAAATAATCTCCAAAGCGTTGCTGAGTTCCCAGTTAGTTCCCATGACATACATAATACCGCTTTTTTTTTCTATGGACTAACATCTTGTTATACGCATTGCGAGCTAGTTTGTTTTTAAAAtgattgtattatatattaaataaaaaagttgagggagaaaagaaaaaatagttaaattaaaattaaaaaataaatcataattgaGGGGAAAAAATTGAGATAGTGGaggaaacatttttttttaatttatagtcATACCAAGATACCAATTTACATAATATATAGTAATAGATAGATAATCAATATAGTAATAGATGATCAAATCGCGCACCGTGGAAATTCGACTCAAGTACACTCCATTCGCCTTGTGCTATTTTATCCAACATTGTCGAGACTTGTTAGGTAGTGTCGACTCAAGtaatattttcatttaaaaatctcgtttatatgaaaatagtgcacacaataattttttatgtgtttaaatGAAAATATTACTATTAATATgatatgttttaaatttttatttaattattttgttaaaaaaattaaaaaaaaatgaaatcggTTTGATCGGGCTAGTCTGGTTCGAGTTCACCATTTTCGAGATGATTTCGATTCAGCTCAGAGTTCGGGTTGAGGAATTTTTTGATAGCATTTTGCGTCAACCCAACCCAAATATATCCGAATTAACTACTTCATATCTGTCCATAGAACTGAGGGATCTCCACAAATTCAAACGAATTAAAATAAACTAGCATCTGCGCTAACCAaatttgtaattaaaaatagaatttataatataatataaaataaatgtaaTAAAAGTATGATTATTTAGGTTAACTAATATTTCTATAAATATAACAGATCACAAACACATTTATTtaatctatttatttttttaatagttaaattttttgtatccttaatatttttttagttgatcatcaaattcgaaatttaaaattaaaattttgacttTTGAGAATCAAAATCAccatattaataataaataaataatgatattataattataaattatataattaattaaaaataaaaaaattggtatATGGGGACCTGCAAGAGCTTCCGAAGGCAGCTCTCCACTTAGGTGTCAAGGCGTCTGTAAGGctctgaaaatattaagttattaattacggaatttgagatttaaattctaaatattgaaaaatattcaattagattatttatggaaattagagatttaatttccgagttgagaatatttaatttgagaatttacggattttgagatttaaattccaaaatttttaaattaaaagatttaatgtttgaattgaatattttggaaTAAATATTGAAATTCCGAGTTTTaggaattaaaaaggatttaattcggaagaagaaactcgagcagagactgttttgcaaatatcgaagttgcaagggaTAATGTgcaattgtttttttaattttaattcgagaatatttaatttgagaatttttgaaatttagaattaaattctaatatttttaaattatttagcattgaaattgaattaaaaagagttgtcgaggtctattttgcaaataatGAAGTTTTGAAGGACTAAAATGTAATTTGGGCATGCAAGTGGGAATTCACACGTGTACATGTATACATTGAGGTGTAATGAAATGGATTCCTTCAGATTTTCAGCAGCCACAAACCGAGAAGGAAAGGGAAAAGAAAACCTGAAGTAAAACTTTGTCTTCAAACttagatatcttttgatccggtcaATCGATTTTAATTCCGAGCTTAGTtccggaatccttgcgacgaagGATAcaaattgatgtaagtattttgttgaTCCAACTGGTTTCGAAATTAGAATGTTTGGGAAATCAGAATTGAAGTATGAATTagtgttcttgagtttatatGCGTTACCGTATCGAAGTCGGATTGAAGAAGGATATCGGTTTGATTTTTATGTAGTTTTCAGCCTATTGTTCGAACCTAGCTATGTTTTATTGAGCTGGTTTATTGATGATATACATGCTGATATGCGTGGGTTTAAGTGAAGAGGATTGATATATCTTGTTTATTCAaaaccggatcgaagaacgTATATCGTTTGCAACTCTTATGATTTCCACCATGTAATTCGAATTTTATAGCCTCTGGTTATGTTGttatttgatgatattttgctGGTTTAAGAGGTATATGAAGCTGTTATGAATGATAGATTAGTTAGGGTTCCGTTTGGATTACCGCACGTGTACCGTTACGCTGCCGGTTCAAGAATTTGATAGCTTTTGGAATTGTGATTGTTGAGCTGAATATAAGGGAATGTCTTGATGATATTTATAGATCTTTCTACTTCATTTTCAGTATTAGTAAGAGGCTATCGAGTTCGAGAATTTGGAAGTCGAATCGGAGAAGCTTTGATCCAAGTTTGAAATGTTTTTGCTCTTGTGATTGAAGTTGAATatgaatgaagattgatatgtTGATTGAGTTGAAGATAAGATATTTTGCTTCAATTTCAGATTTATATTGACGACTTGAGAATGCAGCTATTGAAACGGAAGTGAATAGCTCTAGATTGAGAGCAACTTAACCACGACTGAACGactgaaaggtataagatgacatcgagagtcaggggtttgaaactcaagaatgaaacttcttgagttgtcccgataaaccacatacttgttgatctttattcttgaattagaatttgatgttgtcgatccatctcaggtagtggatctttattgagttatatatgatatgaaaaaaattgaattgattctagtgtcaaggtcagatggaccttattttcgagtctgataagacgacgatagatggatattcatgtcaagatcgtatacgaatcttgatggtaGTGATTTATTATGAATCGATTCTTCtttagcgcgctatataaatctattgatttgaagctttgatttgaagtatttagagttgaattgatatgaactgttatgtatatgtcttttatactgggaattatattctcaccggatgtttccggctgttgtcttgttttgtatgtgtgcatggtaacaggtggggcagaagcTGACCAGAACTGTTATGGGTAGCTCGTGAGAGATTTGTAGATGTGGGCACTCGGTTTGTAGCTGAGTTGAAGTATTTGAGATCTTGTCAAACATGCTAGAAGATTATGCTTGTAGTAGTTTGAAGAACACTAGTTGAGTTTTGTATATAACTAGTTCTTTTGATGTTACTCAAACTACTTAGTTGATGTAGCTAATGCTTGTAGACATGATTAGATCTTGTTTTATGTATATGGACATGTTTGAGACTTGATAGAACTTGGATTGGAATGAATTGAAGTATCAAAGTTAAACTGTAGAAAAACAGAGCATGTTTCTGCTCAGGAAGTGCCCGAGCTGCGTTTTAttgcagcccgagcgcagcctaCAGTGCTCGTTACTGTTCGACAAAAACAGGGAGAGATTGAGCGGCCCTTTTTGACCGCTCGAGCGCaacccccttttaaaaaaattgttgttcTATGTATCTTTGATCCTTTGTTagttaatcatgtttagtgattaattgcctcaagatttgattagcaacccgagtccCCACAAcatgtggtatcagagcagtggTTTGCTCTTGGACCAAGATAGACATGAGTGAGCGGGGTAAATTGCGTcgtatgcatttatagtattgaaTGATTAGTGCTTTCTTTGATTTGATGAATTGAATGCGAGTATGATTACTATTGAAAGAAATGTCTGTCTTActgagttatgattttttttaaattcttataGCTTTTTTTATAAGGTTTCTCCGGGTGAAATAAGCACCCCAGAACAGTGCTTTGTTTTGAGTAAGGTAAGTACCCCAGATAACACAGAACAGTAATCTTCAGATGAAGAAAGTTTTGAAGAGATTTCAGGCATACCATCCCCCAACTATGAAAGGTACAGATGATACCAGTGCATGTGGAAATTGGTTTATAGAGCTTGATCAGTTGCTGAGTCTTTGAAACATTCAGATGAATGTAGAATCAGGATGATTGTATACCAACTTCAAGATTTGGCAAAACGTTGGTGGATTGTTACGACGATATTGTTACAAAAAAATTCGTTGAGAGCCGAGGTATGTTATTTATTTGGCTTATGTCGAGAACATATTTGTTTTATCGGTGATTTCTTCCCGTATCAGATAGAAAAGATATGGGAATAGAATATGCCAAGAAAACATAATATGCTAATTAGAGGCCAAgcaatttgaatattgaggaatATGAAATTAGATCCTCAATTTTGCTGCTATGTGATCCTTGAATAGTTGATAATGAAGAAACTCAAGTTGAGTTGTGTATGAAAGGCCTGAACCCGAAGATTTATGTTTGAGTAGATAATGGTGACCGAAGATTTTACGGAAGCCATGGACAGGGCCAAGAAAGTTTAAGCTAGTTTTCTGACGTAGAAAGAAAATTAGACATGCCACAGGATGTGAGATAATCACAACCTCAGCCGCAATTCCCTCAACAGAGTAGATTTCAGGCCAGAGATAGTGGCAGTAGCAGGAAAGATTGACCTCAGCTTAAGAGTCAACAGTTTAAGAGTTATGGGAGTAGTCCTTTAGCTTTAGTGGACCAAAACAGATTAGTTAGGTCAGAATGCAGAGTGTGCTAGTGGTTTTTGTACTCATTGTAGAGGGATATATCCTAGCAATCGGTACAAAGAAATTGCAGAAAGATGTAATTGATGCAAGCAAATGACACATGTTGCCAAAATGTGTTTTAATTGAAGCAAATTAAGTGGGAAACAGAATGAAGATTAATCCCAGAGGCatacagaggatcagacataaattgcacctgagaatgagatTACAGGTAACAGATTATTTTGTTAAGTTAACCTAtttatgttattggtgcaagagatatataatgatagctgaaagctttgtCATGTTATGATCTCTGTATAAGAAGGGAGAATCTATGAATTTGATTGACGAATTGAGCTACAGTTTTGAAGAGATATGATTGAACATGATTTTTGTTCGTGCTTGGGATTATTTATTGATgtttgcatgatagatgatgatgcactaATCAAGTACAGGATAATAGGAGATTGCTTCTCTGAAATGATTAAGCTGAATTAACGAGATTAGAACGTGCATATGAATATAATGATATGGTATGGAATCTAGAATTTAGATTTCTTTTATTTCTATATGTGACTACTGAAAAGTTCCGAAATGCGTATATTCTGTGCACTGGATATGTTCAAGAACTAAACCAGAACTGGTAGAAATACCAATGGTTGAAGTGTGCAATTTTGCAATTAAGTTACAGGTGAGATTTTAGACTCTAgattaagttgtgaactggaatgcAACAGAGAAatgataatattttgaaatGAATATTGTGATTGAGAGTTTATAGAATAGATTTTGATAAggaaatcagttacagttgagtcttttctttgattatgcagAAGTTATTACATTAGattggagatatgatttttgaattattggatATTTATTGGCTCTCATTGTTTATTCATAGAGCCTGAGTTGATTCACTCGTTCTGAGTTAttagatgcaagtgagttgttttcactatgcagagtttgttatctagaatatttgattttggatgaccctgattgagagattttctcaatcttgatttatttcttttgagttCAATAATTATTGATCCTTCGATGGTTGGTTCAGCGTAATGTGagttgttggctcgtaactaatAGAAAGATTAGAGTATcatctgaatttttgaatttattagaTTATTTGTCAGTGTTTGGGGAACAGAAAGAGAGAATCTGATGGACACATGAGTATTTGATGACATATTTATATGTATTCTGATTTGAATGTTTCAGACAAAGGTGTTCTCTGATTCTAGTTTAATAAGGTGTTCGAATTGCGTAAAGATGATAGAATACAGATCGAATTGAGCTAAAAGAAATTTGAATCCAATAGAAAATGCCAGATTAAGATAGAAATTGAATACGAAAGATCAGAATTGATGGATTTTGTAGTGAATAATCGTTGGATTATgtcagatattctagatatagAATGTTAGAGGTTGGCAGAGACACAATACACCAGATTGAATATCTATCTAGTGGTTTGAAAATCTATGAACTCCTTTGGAAATCAGTGTTGATGAAAGGAAATGAATGCAGATATGACAGAATTGAATTTTGGATATCAAGATTTCCAATGGAAAACACAGGAAAGAGAAGATCAAGTTGTCGATCTTACAGTTTAGCTACTGTAGAAGCAAAATAAGAACAATTTTTAGACAGATTTGTCATATGAAACTATTCAGATCGTCAtgaatttgagatttgaaataAGGTATATTGTGATAAATTTCAGAATACGcagtattatatataataccaATATGATTTGGAAGATAGAGAGGTTTGAAAGGataggaattattgaaatctattgttgaGATGaaaactttagatttgttttgatAGATGGTGGCACTGATTATCAGAGATTCTGAGTGGTTGGttgtatgtgattgcattataccattctttgatcgatggattgtctgaggtgattatccagatttcgaGGAGATACTCAG
Proteins encoded:
- the LOC140883901 gene encoding protein GAMETE CELL DEFECTIVE 1, mitochondrial, with the translated sequence MLGGQSSSRNPMRTLHRLLPQLSISQTSAKLSPAFHKLFSTQNGGGSDWAAHFGGTGSSEPDPLGWDAGASTWSTGLTKEHFDGEAVGHQISRPVAVEPRQGRFEKKSAGWEDDVREKVRELNNENRRGKAFVDSWDEKMKEMAVLMKQVREPGARGSYLKDSEKTEMYKKHKENPEVYTVEALAKEYRVMRQRVHAILWLKEDEEEEEKKLGHPLDDTIERFIDGFPKLFNSHDREFHVASLAYKPDFKVMPEGWDGTTRDPDEVHYEISMKEDEMLYQEFVQRMNFNKMKMANKVKCHKYSRRRPTEGWNLTVEKLGSKDKRGNGGGWKFVSEADGSTRPLNEFEKMFVKRETPRRRRKIFP